A region from the Riemerella anatipestifer genome encodes:
- a CDS encoding DUF805 domain-containing protein — MGENLNNYFIGVIKNHYADFKGRSSRKAYWTFVGINFLFSFASSFVEILGILYSLALLLPSLAIAVRRMHDVGKSGWFLLIPFYNIYLLIIKGEERENQYGPVPID; from the coding sequence ATGGGCGAGAATTTAAACAATTATTTCATAGGCGTGATTAAAAATCATTACGCTGATTTTAAAGGGAGAAGCAGCAGAAAAGCTTATTGGACTTTTGTAGGAATCAATTTTTTATTTTCCTTTGCATCAAGTTTTGTAGAGATTTTAGGTATTTTATATTCACTGGCTTTACTACTACCTAGTTTAGCTATCGCTGTAAGAAGAATGCACGATGTAGGTAAAAGCGGTTGGTTTCTATTAATTCCTTTTTATAATATCTATTTGCTCATTATAAAAGGAGAGGAAAGAGAAAACCAATATGGACCAGTTCCTATTGACTAA
- a CDS encoding T9SS type A sorting domain-containing protein produces the protein MRKFYSLIASVVISACINAQVFQENFNSMNGTGGNDGSFNGSIAATSLSSYGDWTLNRAYEANACVKIGTGSGLGSVTTPAIALTGNGTLSFRAAAWNTSREQTSLKISATGGTLSLSEVTLDKGAFKTYTVDITNATGDLKITFEGFQATNSRFFLDDVVVTETAMSVFDVNAKKISLVKNTVVDTQLLFGTDADIKIYNVNGQLVKSAKVNNGEALNLSSLPKGVYIVSGEVNGEKVSQKIIKK, from the coding sequence ATGAGAAAATTTTATTCTTTAATTGCAAGTGTAGTCATTTCAGCTTGCATCAATGCTCAAGTTTTCCAAGAGAATTTTAACAGTATGAATGGTACTGGAGGTAATGATGGTAGCTTTAATGGCAGTATAGCTGCTACATCTCTTAGTTCGTATGGAGATTGGACACTGAACAGAGCCTACGAAGCTAATGCCTGTGTTAAAATAGGCACAGGGAGTGGTCTAGGAAGTGTAACTACCCCAGCTATCGCATTAACAGGAAACGGAACACTTTCCTTTAGAGCTGCTGCTTGGAATACTAGTAGAGAACAAACTTCTCTTAAAATTTCAGCAACAGGAGGTACACTAAGTCTTTCAGAAGTTACATTAGACAAAGGTGCTTTTAAGACCTACACTGTGGATATTACTAATGCTACAGGAGATTTAAAGATTACCTTTGAGGGCTTTCAAGCGACTAATTCTAGATTTTTTCTAGACGATGTAGTAGTTACAGAAACTGCTATGTCTGTATTTGATGTTAATGCTAAAAAAATCAGCTTAGTTAAAAACACCGTAGTAGATACCCAACTACTATTCGGAACAGATGCTGACATCAAAATTTACAATGTTAATGGGCAGTTAGTAAAATCTGCTAAAGTAAATAACGGTGAGGCTCTTAACCTATCTTCTCTACCTAAAGGAGTTTACATTGTTTCTGGAGAAGTAAACGGTGAGAAAGTTTCTCAGAAAATTATCAAGAAATAA
- a CDS encoding HU family DNA-binding protein yields the protein MSIKYKTIQKAQPGVAGGGDKKFYASPVYQGEKTLEGLTKDIEKISTVSGADIRAVLYALVDVMQTSLSEGRIVRLGELGSMRVSLSSEGKAKEEEVTSAVIRNTKVLFTPGSDLKKMLQTLKFEKA from the coding sequence ATGTCAATTAAGTACAAAACCATTCAGAAAGCCCAGCCAGGTGTGGCGGGCGGAGGCGACAAAAAATTCTATGCATCGCCTGTGTATCAAGGAGAGAAAACTCTAGAGGGTCTTACCAAAGACATCGAGAAAATTTCCACCGTAAGTGGGGCAGACATTAGAGCGGTGCTTTATGCCCTCGTAGATGTGATGCAAACCTCATTATCAGAAGGGCGAATTGTAAGGCTAGGCGAACTCGGCAGTATGAGAGTAAGCCTTAGCAGTGAGGGCAAAGCTAAAGAAGAAGAGGTAACTTCGGCAGTGATTAGAAACACAAAGGTACTGTTTACCCCGGGGTCTGACCTTAAAAAGATGCTACAAACGCTGAAGTTTGAGAAAGCCTAG